One window of the Sander lucioperca isolate FBNREF2018 chromosome 5, SLUC_FBN_1.2, whole genome shotgun sequence genome contains the following:
- the nyap2a gene encoding neuronal tyrosine-phosphorylated phosphoinositide-3-kinase adapter 2 isoform X1, whose protein sequence is MTSQEDASSFRRFFQYVEDSGLRTYDGLVIQNASDIARESDRIRNQTNWNYLQEKHQKKRRQEDAIKRIGEDVAMATDGAYSGKHFRMGFMTMPAPQDRLPPPSQGFTVRSQSLHSVGGADDDSNPNRKQPPPKPKRDPNTKLSSSSETVDAGGTKRDAQETKETPEQAEARALYNEDYRKMPPPKPKRNPNTQLSTSFDDSYIRNHGNRKSSLRWDKSSSQSQSPASRDTDDEEPVYIEMVGNILRELSRQEAEDEQSEAVYEEMKYPLLDDFLQDPAAILDPDAWAARSSLCDIPPPFPNLLTHRPPLLVFPPAPAQCSPNSDESPLTPLDVTRLPVMDNVSYSKSGGAEPPQSSTQHRKEKDRERERDRDRDLPSTHTITSSGRSSAPPLPSNLYKSTGSAHSGHGYPRSQSACPSPVSMGRSLTPLSLKRPPPYDALMAGGSMPRSSSSSSSSSHRAGEGGARLSNSSSTHGSMQNVAMRSQTPTSPLDELNNVFTSGRPARKKGAGRKSRGSEGDSRSLPRHRSKDRDGQSSPVSSRMGRSSVSPTMMLSGGESKSPLGRSASTSGVPSPQRHLHPALSQMPWLCGDATMMETIEKKRFLCREIKARQRPEKNLCKQDSMPILPSWKRKQPPPYSAPPSASGHTAGHTATVFWDTAI, encoded by the exons ATGACGTCTCAGGAAGACGCATCTTCCTTCAGGAGGTTTTTTCAATACGTGGAGGACAGCGGCCTTCGAACGTACGATGGACTGGTGATCCAAAACGCCTCCGACATCGCCAGAGAGAGCGACCGCATTCGCAACCAGACCAACTGGAACTACCTGCAGGAAAAACACCAGAAGAAGAGACGGCAGGAAGACGCCATCAAGAG GATTGGTGAAgatgttgccatggcaacagacGGGGCCTACTCTGGGAAACATTTCAGGATGGGTTTCATGACGATGCCGGCGCCGCAGGACCGTCTGCCCCCCCCCAGTCAGGGCTTCACCGTGCGGTCCCAGTCGCTGCACTCGGTGGGCGGAGCAGACGACGACTCCAACCCCAACAGGAAACAACCTCCGCCCAAACCCAAGAGAGACCCCAACACCAAGCTGAGCAGCAGCTCCGAGACGGTGGACGCCGGCGGCACCAAGAGAGACGCTCAAGAGACCAAAGAGACACCGGAGCAGGCAGAAG ctcGAGCTCTCTACAATGAGGACTACAGAAAGATGCCTCCACCCAAACCCAAAAGGAATCCCAATACTCAGCTCAGCACCTCCTTCGATGACTCCTACATCCGTAACCACGGCAACAGGAAGTCTTCCCTTCGATGGGACAAGTCTTCGTCCCAGAGTCAGAGCCCGGCATCGAGAGACACGGACGACGAGGAGCCAGTCTACATCGAGATGGTGGGAAACATCCTGCGGGAGCTGAGCAGACAGGAAGCGGAGGACGAGCAGAGCGAGGCAGTGTACGAGGAGATGAAGTACCCCTTGCTGGACGACTTCCTGCAGGATCccgccgccatcttggaccCTGATGCCTGGGCAGCCCGCAGCTCGCTCTGCGACATCCCACCGCCTTTCCCCAACCTGCTGACGCACCGCCCGCCACTGCTTGTCTTCCCCCCCGCTCCTGCTCAGTGCTCCCCCAACTCAGACGAGTCCCCGCTCACCCCGCTAGACGTTACCCGGCTGCCCGTCATGGACAACGTCTCATACAGCAAGTCAGGCGGCGCCGAACCCCCGCAGAGCTCCACGCAGCACCGCAAGGAGAAGGACCGAGAACGAGAacgggacagagacagagatctGCCCTCCACCCACACCATCACGTCCTCTGGCCGCTCGTCagctcctcccctcccctccaatCTCTACAAGTCTACTGGCTCCGCCCACAGTGGCCATGGTTACCCCCGCAGCCAATCAGCGTGTCCGTCTCCGGTCAGCATGGGTCGCTCTCTGACTCCTCTGAGTCTGAAGAGACCTCCGCCGTATGATGCTCTGATGGCCGGAGGAAGCATGCcccgctcctcctcctcctcgtcttcaTCCTCTCACAGGGCTGGGGAGGGAGGGGCTAGACTCAGTAACTCTTCCTCCACCCACGGCTCCATGCAGAATGTGGCAATGAGGTCACAGACTCCCACCAGTCCATTGGACGAACTCAACAACGTGTTTACGTCGGGTCGACCAGCACGAAAGAAAGGAGCAGGCAGGAAGAGCCGCGGCAGTGAAG GAGACTCCAGGTCTCTGCCTAGACACCGTAGTAAAGACAGAGACGGACAGTCTAGTCCAGTTTCCAGCCGGATGGGTCGGTCGTCTGTCAGCCCGACCATGATGCTGTCCGGAGGAG AATCAAAGAGTCCACTTGGCCGTTCGGCTTCGACGTCCGGAGTTCCTTCACCCCAACGCCATCTACACCCCGCACTCAGCcag ATGCCGTGGCTCTGCGGAGACGCCACCATGATGGAGACCATAGAGAAGAAAAGGTTTCTGTGTCGAGAGATCAAAGCTCGCCAGCGTCCAGAGAAGAATCTGTGCAAACAGGACAGCATGCCCATCCTGCCCAGCTGGAAGAGGAAGCAGCCGCCGCCGTACTCTGCTCCGCCCAGCGCCTCCGGACACACTGCTGGACACACCGCCACCGTGTTCTGGGACACTGCTATCTGA
- the nyap2a gene encoding neuronal tyrosine-phosphorylated phosphoinositide-3-kinase adapter 2 isoform X2 — MTSQEDASSFRRFFQYVEDSGLRTYDGLVIQNASDIARESDRIRNQTNWNYLQEKHQKKRRQEDAIKRIGEDVAMATDGAYSGKHFRMGFMTMPAPQDRLPPPSQGFTVRSQSLHSVGGADDDSNPNRKQPPPKPKRDPNTKLSSSSETVDAGGTKRDAQETKETPEQAEARALYNEDYRKMPPPKPKRNPNTQLSTSFDDSYIRNHGNRKSSLRWDKSSSQSQSPASRDTDDEEPVYIEMVGNILRELSRQEAEDEQSEAVYEEMKYPLLDDFLQDPAAILDPDAWAARSSLCDIPPPFPNLLTHRPPLLVFPPAPAQCSPNSDESPLTPLDVTRLPVMDNVSYSKSGGAEPPQSSTQHRKEKDRERERDRDRDLPSTHTITSSGRSSAPPLPSNLYKSTGSAHSGHGYPRSQSACPSPVSMGRSLTPLSLKRPPPYDALMAGGSMPRSSSSSSSSSHRAGEGGARLSNSSSTHGSMQNVAMRSQTPTSPLDELNNVFTSGRPARKKGAGRKSRGSEGDSRSLPRHRSKDRDGQSSPVSSRMGRSSVSPTMMLSGGESKSPLGRSASTSGVPSPQRHLHPALSQDSSEQQNVKRLTGEQKLPPSADSTLNNF, encoded by the exons ATGACGTCTCAGGAAGACGCATCTTCCTTCAGGAGGTTTTTTCAATACGTGGAGGACAGCGGCCTTCGAACGTACGATGGACTGGTGATCCAAAACGCCTCCGACATCGCCAGAGAGAGCGACCGCATTCGCAACCAGACCAACTGGAACTACCTGCAGGAAAAACACCAGAAGAAGAGACGGCAGGAAGACGCCATCAAGAG GATTGGTGAAgatgttgccatggcaacagacGGGGCCTACTCTGGGAAACATTTCAGGATGGGTTTCATGACGATGCCGGCGCCGCAGGACCGTCTGCCCCCCCCCAGTCAGGGCTTCACCGTGCGGTCCCAGTCGCTGCACTCGGTGGGCGGAGCAGACGACGACTCCAACCCCAACAGGAAACAACCTCCGCCCAAACCCAAGAGAGACCCCAACACCAAGCTGAGCAGCAGCTCCGAGACGGTGGACGCCGGCGGCACCAAGAGAGACGCTCAAGAGACCAAAGAGACACCGGAGCAGGCAGAAG ctcGAGCTCTCTACAATGAGGACTACAGAAAGATGCCTCCACCCAAACCCAAAAGGAATCCCAATACTCAGCTCAGCACCTCCTTCGATGACTCCTACATCCGTAACCACGGCAACAGGAAGTCTTCCCTTCGATGGGACAAGTCTTCGTCCCAGAGTCAGAGCCCGGCATCGAGAGACACGGACGACGAGGAGCCAGTCTACATCGAGATGGTGGGAAACATCCTGCGGGAGCTGAGCAGACAGGAAGCGGAGGACGAGCAGAGCGAGGCAGTGTACGAGGAGATGAAGTACCCCTTGCTGGACGACTTCCTGCAGGATCccgccgccatcttggaccCTGATGCCTGGGCAGCCCGCAGCTCGCTCTGCGACATCCCACCGCCTTTCCCCAACCTGCTGACGCACCGCCCGCCACTGCTTGTCTTCCCCCCCGCTCCTGCTCAGTGCTCCCCCAACTCAGACGAGTCCCCGCTCACCCCGCTAGACGTTACCCGGCTGCCCGTCATGGACAACGTCTCATACAGCAAGTCAGGCGGCGCCGAACCCCCGCAGAGCTCCACGCAGCACCGCAAGGAGAAGGACCGAGAACGAGAacgggacagagacagagatctGCCCTCCACCCACACCATCACGTCCTCTGGCCGCTCGTCagctcctcccctcccctccaatCTCTACAAGTCTACTGGCTCCGCCCACAGTGGCCATGGTTACCCCCGCAGCCAATCAGCGTGTCCGTCTCCGGTCAGCATGGGTCGCTCTCTGACTCCTCTGAGTCTGAAGAGACCTCCGCCGTATGATGCTCTGATGGCCGGAGGAAGCATGCcccgctcctcctcctcctcgtcttcaTCCTCTCACAGGGCTGGGGAGGGAGGGGCTAGACTCAGTAACTCTTCCTCCACCCACGGCTCCATGCAGAATGTGGCAATGAGGTCACAGACTCCCACCAGTCCATTGGACGAACTCAACAACGTGTTTACGTCGGGTCGACCAGCACGAAAGAAAGGAGCAGGCAGGAAGAGCCGCGGCAGTGAAG GAGACTCCAGGTCTCTGCCTAGACACCGTAGTAAAGACAGAGACGGACAGTCTAGTCCAGTTTCCAGCCGGATGGGTCGGTCGTCTGTCAGCCCGACCATGATGCTGTCCGGAGGAG AATCAAAGAGTCCACTTGGCCGTTCGGCTTCGACGTCCGGAGTTCCTTCACCCCAACGCCATCTACACCCCGCACTCAGCcag GATTCATCTGAACAACAGAACGTAAAACGTTTAACAGGTGAACAGAAGCTTCCACCATCAGCTGACTCAACTCTAAACAACTTTTAA